From one Pseudomonadales bacterium genomic stretch:
- a CDS encoding sensor histidine kinase, translating into MRSIRAYLVVLILSVVCLSNFIAALRGYQNSLNSADTLVNRQFLERSHSLSTLIKDNRIIPQNLFDNDTLFQIWQDKNLIARSGNAPDYLFSNIDNDFHMVNYNSQRWRTYSVNIDQQTAIVVAQRYDFFAAMVEDVLLKAIIPIIWVLPLLGIIILLVIHIGLNPLRKLANTLSKRNADDFSPLENDNYPKELIPFVTALNSLFQRLSEAFEIEKRFSADAAHELRTPLAALKVELYNLSKEADNHQKLGQLGNLVNRMGQSIEQLLAMHRVSLDINHADITDCNLINITSDVIAQLYDHIEAKNQHIALTGQCSTFPGDAFALEVLVRNLVDNASKYTPEDGIITVTLSDSRDDIRLRVEDSGPGIPESEYTRVTERFYRVGGDRHNSGVRGSGLGLSIVSFVTRLHGAQLFLSHSEKLGGLAIEVLFPKHRVAHNT; encoded by the coding sequence ATGCGATCAATACGTGCTTATCTTGTCGTGCTCATTCTGTCCGTCGTTTGCCTGAGCAATTTTATTGCCGCGCTGCGCGGATATCAGAATAGCCTGAACTCTGCTGACACGCTTGTTAACCGGCAGTTCCTTGAGCGATCGCACTCGCTGTCCACATTAATAAAAGACAATCGCATCATCCCGCAAAACCTGTTTGACAACGACACCCTCTTCCAGATCTGGCAGGACAAAAATCTGATTGCCCGCTCCGGTAACGCCCCGGACTATCTGTTTTCAAACATTGACAACGATTTTCATATGGTCAACTACAACAGTCAGCGTTGGCGCACGTATAGTGTCAACATCGATCAGCAGACCGCTATTGTTGTCGCACAGCGTTATGATTTTTTTGCCGCCATGGTGGAGGATGTTCTCCTCAAGGCGATCATTCCTATTATCTGGGTACTGCCTTTACTGGGCATCATTATTCTGCTGGTGATACATATCGGCCTCAACCCTCTGAGGAAGCTGGCGAATACGCTATCGAAACGCAATGCCGACGATTTTTCACCACTCGAAAATGACAATTATCCGAAAGAGCTAATACCTTTTGTGACCGCATTAAACAGTCTGTTTCAGCGATTGTCGGAAGCGTTTGAAATTGAGAAACGCTTTTCTGCTGACGCCGCCCACGAATTGCGAACACCTCTTGCCGCACTGAAAGTCGAACTCTACAACCTTTCCAAAGAAGCGGATAACCACCAAAAGCTGGGGCAGCTGGGTAATCTGGTCAACCGGATGGGGCAATCCATTGAGCAACTGCTGGCAATGCATCGCGTTTCACTGGACATCAATCATGCCGACATTACCGATTGCAACCTGATCAATATTACTTCGGATGTTATCGCCCAGCTTTACGACCATATTGAAGCAAAAAACCAGCATATTGCCCTTACGGGTCAATGCAGCACCTTCCCCGGAGATGCATTTGCCCTTGAAGTTCTGGTGCGAAACCTGGTTGATAACGCCTCAAAATATACACCAGAAGACGGCATCATCACGGTAACACTGAGTGACTCTCGCGATGATATTCGTCTGCGAGTAGAAGATTCCGGGCCAGGAATACCCGAGTCGGAGTACACCCGAGTCACCGAACGTTTTTACCGGGTGGGAGGAGACCGACACAACTCCGGTGTCAGGGGAAGTGGTTTGGGGCTTTCCATCGTTTCTTTCGTTACCCGGCTACACGGAGCACAGCTGTTTCTCTCTCATTCAGAAAAACTGGGGGGGCTGGCCATAGAAGTGCTCTTTCCAAAACACAGGGTGGCACACAACACATGA
- a CDS encoding cupredoxin domain-containing protein, whose translation MTVKSITCWLIACLLTASPAWADKPEFTLTIKNHLFYPAEIEVPANTKIRLLIINDDPTAEEFESYELNREKVILGNRKTVIFVGPLEPGVYPFFGEFNMSTAQGTLIAK comes from the coding sequence ATGACAGTCAAATCAATAACCTGCTGGCTCATTGCCTGCCTGCTGACCGCTTCACCAGCCTGGGCAGACAAACCTGAATTTACTCTGACAATAAAAAATCATCTGTTTTATCCGGCAGAAATTGAGGTGCCCGCCAATACCAAAATCAGATTGCTGATTATTAACGATGATCCAACAGCCGAAGAGTTTGAAAGCTATGAGCTGAATCGCGAGAAAGTCATTCTGGGGAATAGAAAGACCGTCATATTCGTAGGCCCCCTGGAGCCAGGTGTTTATCCTTTTTTTGGTGAGTTCAATATGTCAACGGCACAGGGAACACTGATTGCAAAATAA
- a CDS encoding nucleotidyltransferase family protein, producing the protein MKAMILAAGLGERLRPLTDTTPKPLLEVNGKPLIQHHVEKLAAAGVKDIVINTSWLAEKIEAFLGDGSRFGVSIKWSREDEPLETGGGIRRALPLLGNQPFLVINGDVWTDFPIGSLTNRDWPEDMDAHLVLVPNPVHHTGGDFSLNSAGRLFYPQEGDETYTFSGISVMRPEIFALYSSASEKFAIRDVLVSGIKAGCVSGEICRSTWWDVGTYERLQALNTLLSGREVDTGKKPRIRIS; encoded by the coding sequence GTGAAAGCAATGATTTTAGCTGCAGGGCTGGGCGAGCGGCTGAGGCCGCTTACCGATACGACACCCAAGCCGCTGCTGGAAGTTAATGGCAAGCCGTTGATTCAGCACCATGTTGAAAAGCTGGCCGCTGCGGGTGTGAAGGATATTGTTATTAATACTTCCTGGCTGGCGGAAAAAATTGAAGCGTTTCTCGGCGATGGTTCACGATTCGGCGTCAGTATCAAGTGGTCGCGAGAGGATGAACCCCTTGAAACTGGGGGTGGTATCCGTCGTGCTCTGCCGTTGCTGGGTAACCAGCCGTTTCTGGTCATCAACGGCGATGTCTGGACAGACTTTCCCATTGGCAGCTTGACAAATAGAGACTGGCCGGAGGATATGGATGCACATTTGGTACTGGTGCCTAATCCTGTTCATCACACGGGCGGTGATTTCAGCCTGAACAGTGCCGGGCGATTGTTCTATCCGCAAGAGGGTGACGAGACTTACACCTTCAGCGGCATCAGCGTTATGCGTCCGGAAATTTTTGCGCTCTACAGCTCTGCCAGTGAAAAATTTGCGATCAGGGATGTGCTGGTGAGCGGTATCAAAGCCGGTTGCGTGAGTGGTGAGATTTGCCGTAGCACATGGTGGGATGTTGGCACCTATGAGCGTTTACAGGCCCTGAATACACTGTTGAGCGGCCGTGAGGTAGATACTGGAAAAAAGCCGAGAATTAGGATCTCCTGA
- a CDS encoding phosphotransferase, translating into MSVIALRDWAASFLPNVVLPKAELSLSALSGDAGFRQYFRTGTEPALMAVSAPPEHENTPAFVSKALLMREYGIRVPEVYAVNYQQGFMLLEDLGDTLLLSRLGNSKASDALYASAENALLELQAMPADRDVFADYSAVLLHREMALFPEWFVGGLLELQPTVADRSMLKRVFDTLVTNAVEQPQVVVHRDYHSRNLMLMPDNRIAMIDFQDAVIGPLTYDLVSLLRDCYIRLPANEVRHRALNFARQSGVLADVSESRFIRWFDLMGLQRHLKVLGIFARLSLRDGKPQYLRDLPLVIRYTLEQAKPYPEMAEFVSWFETAILAVLESGQYAWYQPWQTAGDRAGEQ; encoded by the coding sequence TTGTCAGTGATCGCGTTACGGGACTGGGCAGCCAGTTTTTTACCGAATGTTGTGTTGCCAAAGGCAGAGTTATCGCTTTCTGCCCTGAGTGGAGATGCAGGTTTTCGGCAGTATTTTCGTACCGGCACTGAACCCGCGCTCATGGCGGTATCTGCGCCGCCCGAACATGAAAATACTCCGGCTTTTGTCAGCAAAGCGTTGTTGATGCGTGAATATGGTATTCGTGTGCCCGAGGTTTATGCGGTCAATTACCAGCAAGGTTTTATGTTGTTGGAAGACCTGGGCGATACGTTGTTGTTGTCTCGGTTGGGCAACAGTAAGGCCTCGGATGCTCTTTATGCGTCGGCTGAAAATGCGCTGCTCGAACTTCAGGCGATGCCCGCTGACCGGGATGTGTTTGCAGACTACAGCGCAGTGCTGCTTCACAGAGAAATGGCCCTTTTCCCCGAGTGGTTTGTGGGTGGGTTGCTGGAGTTGCAGCCTACTGTTGCTGATCGGAGTATGCTAAAACGGGTATTTGATACGCTGGTGACTAATGCCGTTGAACAGCCACAGGTAGTCGTGCACAGGGATTATCACTCCCGCAATTTGATGTTGATGCCTGATAATCGTATAGCCATGATTGATTTTCAGGATGCAGTTATCGGGCCTTTGACCTATGATCTGGTTTCCTTGTTGCGGGATTGTTATATTCGACTCCCCGCAAACGAAGTCCGACATCGGGCTTTGAATTTTGCCAGACAATCAGGTGTTCTGGCCGATGTTTCCGAAAGTCGCTTTATCCGCTGGTTTGACCTGATGGGGTTACAGCGGCATCTCAAGGTTCTGGGGATTTTTGCCCGGCTTTCGTTGCGGGATGGCAAGCCGCAGTATTTGCGTGATTTGCCTTTGGTTATCCGTTACACACTTGAGCAGGCAAAACCTTACCCGGAAATGGCAGAATTTGTGAGCTGGTTTGAAACGGCTATTTTGGCGGTACTCGAGAGTGGTCAGTATGCGTGGTATCAGCCGTGGCAAACGGCTGGTGATAGAGCAGGAGAGCAGTAA
- a CDS encoding LPS-assembly protein LptD, which produces MPNIFSRMSMHATLLSLGLISPIAGHTENPKHSEWNCVAGQDGDWVCNEREVAGKSYPRPVHRAVEATPQDDGPQVRLTSNLDWVDETVMTDEEREKIARGCCGAYIEPERDYPDADLDPDQAAMRVAAAATEVEQESIAHLSGNVQITQGYRQVRSNRATVDQQQRIVDLEGRVQFREPGTLVLGDTAHINMETNAVDVDNLQFVMHEAGVRGTATHMSRQDNGVFYIDNSTYTTCEPSSNAWQLVSANSKINTETGIATAKHVRLEVKDIPILYLPWIRFPIDDRRASGLLYPKLELSQDNGFDYAQPIYLNLAPNYDATITPRFVQERGTMLELEGRHLSRFTETVVSGGFLSSDDGGDDTDEPVDPLTGRKDFEGEDRWVAAVNHTGYFGQGWSSSIDYTRASDNEYFRDLGNATLEVNSQTHLLQSGNVGYHLDNWNFGLQAKEYQTIVENRAEPYKILPRFTADGFYQLGDFEFNLKNQITRFDHGDDNEPLSIPAPQLLQRDTENTYITGDRIRMDYSASWDKNWAWGYFRPTAKLKYLSYSLDNPLLGKTDDSPSVTVPVGMIDTGIFMERDTSLLKGFLQTFEPRLFYVHSDYQDQSDLPDFDTSNTTFSYNQLFRDDRFTGGDRIGDTDQISIGLTTRLLQKSTGLEWLRASFGQIFYLDDRFVTLNENLSEAIIKDPTLLPIADPNNLTDAERRNLNDLNELIRDESNYAAELALRLSDNLRASADLLYDDDDGTIDKGSVNLRYHNSNDLIVNLGYRFTRQPVRTLTALNIDTISADIEQADFSTFLPIFDNWNLVARWNYDFTNSRELETMAGVEYDSCCWRISLVARKWIDRDDDLIILPEEDLQEDEGIFLQVQFKGLGGTGSQVDSILTDGIYGYQRRDY; this is translated from the coding sequence ATGCCAAATATTTTCAGCAGAATGTCCATGCACGCCACTCTGTTAAGCCTCGGATTGATAAGCCCTATAGCCGGACACACAGAAAACCCGAAACACAGTGAATGGAATTGTGTTGCCGGGCAGGATGGCGATTGGGTTTGCAATGAGCGTGAAGTCGCTGGCAAGAGCTATCCCCGCCCTGTGCACAGGGCGGTCGAAGCTACACCTCAAGATGATGGCCCACAAGTCCGGCTGACCAGCAATCTGGACTGGGTTGACGAAACAGTGATGACCGACGAAGAACGGGAAAAAATTGCCCGCGGCTGCTGTGGCGCCTATATAGAACCGGAGCGAGACTACCCTGATGCTGACTTGGACCCTGATCAGGCTGCCATGCGAGTAGCGGCTGCTGCAACTGAAGTTGAGCAGGAAAGCATCGCCCACTTGTCCGGCAATGTTCAAATCACCCAGGGCTACCGACAGGTACGCAGCAACCGCGCCACGGTAGACCAGCAGCAGCGTATCGTTGACCTTGAGGGGAGAGTACAGTTTCGCGAGCCGGGTACTCTGGTGCTGGGCGACACGGCTCATATCAACATGGAAACCAACGCAGTTGACGTCGACAACCTGCAATTTGTTATGCACGAAGCCGGTGTGCGCGGCACGGCAACGCATATGTCGCGTCAAGACAATGGTGTTTTCTATATTGACAACTCCACCTACACGACCTGCGAGCCTTCCAGTAATGCCTGGCAACTGGTTTCAGCAAACAGCAAGATCAATACCGAAACGGGCATAGCCACCGCCAAACATGTCCGCCTTGAAGTGAAAGACATCCCGATTCTTTACCTGCCCTGGATACGTTTTCCAATCGACGACCGGCGGGCCAGCGGCCTGTTATACCCCAAGCTGGAACTCAGCCAGGATAACGGCTTCGACTATGCCCAACCAATTTACCTGAACCTGGCACCCAATTACGACGCCACGATTACACCCCGCTTTGTGCAGGAGCGCGGCACAATGCTGGAATTGGAAGGCCGCCACCTTTCCCGATTTACAGAAACAGTTGTTAGCGGCGGCTTCCTTTCCAGTGACGATGGCGGTGACGACACAGATGAACCCGTTGATCCACTCACAGGTCGCAAGGATTTTGAAGGCGAAGATCGCTGGGTGGCCGCAGTCAATCACACCGGCTATTTTGGACAGGGTTGGAGCAGCAGTATCGATTACACCCGAGCCAGTGACAATGAATATTTTCGCGATCTGGGCAACGCCACACTTGAGGTGAATAGCCAGACCCACTTACTCCAGTCGGGAAATGTTGGCTATCACCTCGACAACTGGAACTTTGGCCTGCAGGCCAAGGAGTATCAAACCATTGTTGAAAACCGGGCCGAACCTTACAAAATACTGCCTCGCTTCACTGCGGACGGCTTTTACCAGCTTGGCGATTTCGAATTCAACCTGAAAAACCAGATCACCCGCTTTGACCACGGGGACGATAATGAGCCGCTCTCGATACCGGCGCCTCAGCTATTACAGCGGGACACAGAGAACACCTATATAACCGGCGATCGTATTCGCATGGACTATTCCGCCAGCTGGGATAAAAACTGGGCATGGGGCTACTTTCGCCCCACGGCAAAGCTGAAATACCTGTCTTACAGCCTGGATAACCCCTTGCTGGGCAAAACAGACGACAGCCCCTCCGTGACCGTTCCCGTGGGCATGATTGATACCGGTATCTTTATGGAGCGGGACACCAGCCTGCTGAAAGGCTTCCTGCAAACCTTTGAACCCAGACTGTTCTACGTTCACAGTGACTATCAGGATCAATCCGATCTGCCCGACTTCGATACATCCAACACGACCTTCAGCTACAACCAGCTGTTCAGGGACGACCGCTTTACCGGCGGCGACCGTATTGGTGATACTGATCAGATCAGCATTGGCCTCACAACCCGACTGTTACAGAAATCCACCGGCCTGGAGTGGCTGAGAGCCAGTTTCGGACAGATTTTTTATCTGGATGATCGCTTCGTCACTCTCAATGAAAACCTTTCAGAAGCCATCATCAAAGACCCGACACTGCTGCCCATCGCGGACCCCAACAACCTGACAGATGCTGAACGCAGAAATCTGAATGACCTCAATGAGCTGATCCGCGATGAGTCCAACTACGCCGCCGAGCTGGCATTGCGCCTGAGCGACAATCTACGAGCAAGTGCAGACCTGCTGTACGATGATGATGATGGTACCATCGACAAAGGCAGTGTTAACCTGCGCTACCACAACAGCAACGACCTGATTGTCAATCTCGGTTACCGCTTTACTCGCCAACCTGTGCGCACCTTGACAGCACTCAATATCGATACCATCAGCGCCGACATTGAACAGGCCGACTTTTCCACATTCCTGCCCATTTTTGATAACTGGAATCTGGTCGCCCGCTGGAACTATGATTTCACCAACAGCCGGGAACTGGAAACCATGGCTGGCGTCGAATACGACAGCTGCTGCTGGCGCATCAGCCTCGTCGCGCGCAAATGGATTGACCGTGACGACGACCTGATTATTCTGCCCGAAGAAGATTTGCAGGAAGATGAGGGCATCTTTTTGCAAGTTCAGTTCAAAGGGCTTGGCGGCACCGGATCACAGGTGGACAGTATTCTCACCGACGGCATATACGGCTACCAGCGTCGCGATTACTGA